The following coding sequences are from one Schizosaccharomyces osmophilus chromosome 1, complete sequence window:
- the fab1 gene encoding 1-phosphatidylinositol-3-phosphate 5-kinase Fab1, with protein MQVSDPLLKLKNGNLSREFWMRDERTTKCSLCEAEFSFFRRKHHCRICGKIFCSNCLTKVSGEIYDFSKEIKVCLPCASVSKTNLSSLYRHEERTTPNIGVNFPLLLEENSNDHVLSSFAEYSNPYEMPVDVRPPDITPMIAIPSSRSSYKSPGWGHRSIFVEWKKQNLSPQQISKSTSQYSPLNPGVSRDIGSSVVSMERLPSNPGHMSPLLNKTKKIKNSPTVRFSTPFMNGERSSLKLPSNGNRPPGIQVPNFSSGLKNECFDTGHEEELYVHTPQTDTDINSPQLELNSDFEDSDDESLFNNSTILPFHTNYNSSTRLQYPLADPTNVNTYTPANNLGYHANPLVSFLKFILPSSLLQPVPPSPTQHAAQLLSSQTDNAVSSGEVSPRFRARSRSSSHSPSVPAPWIFFSDSFNDLVVEFLKRLLLQMLLDANVDTPLKWVYCLPQILLKTSLNMSPDISAGDDIDVRSYVKIKKIPGGQPNQTFYIPGILFTKKASSKSMDRTVQKPRIALLSFSLDYDCNEQRILSLDSLMSQQEEYVYNLVSRICTLKPTLVFIKDDIPTIALKYFEEQGVVAICGIKETVMYDIARCCHADIISSIDKLSLRPRLGTCGQFQLCSYVIDENLGIRKTFAILDHCSERLGCTVVLRGASYEELTKVKRIVEISMLATYHLKLESCMLRDKFVNTTELFTSAYNMMTPLEEFMDKLGACNSEPSHGKLLENRGVTKYSLHNCLDSDTTIASTDLSFSHDIDAHSDIEMNFPAVDDYACIKSALLERITTFSPFIKRPLPRLLGRVYHLQTLENIYLTKLNSNYPSSYLLNFMNQFLGSLQRGDDYQLAYNLLCTHERFTFLQKQWELYYSRSRQLFSPLSNQRMVVLYSIINKETSVPCIGPERCLLEFYRESDCTLGQFIESTCLNTNVSCGGEYCPTKDMISHYKSYVHGNGRISVVLEDFTCPISGLEEKIVLWNYCRSCQRNTPVTVMSDETWRYSFGKYLEFMFYNDSIKDRFDFCSHSIMHDHVHYFGYVNMAVRFQRDPIEIFELFVPQVMLYYNPIYVKNQKDCEYLRLKKLIERCLSSVTTRINQLRTDWVTDPVKLQSCEDEIANYRSLLTRDNDELYSELTSIYENTTVVDFLSMNSVLRILQGRMIKWEQRFTDYQRLYLPSYKEISRLAATQIKKVFLARSILQHPSDPLESLDTARDGIALQVDNPSIDDESKGEKKGFSHTRSESALSIDVFKDNESLGSSMRSVFPAMETGTERKCGSISSKSPSKPENVESQSIPVSPNALRNRTSYRSPSERSLSELFDKKRQNSILSSPTSKDHLSDGLRNPVSSAISARISSMQKSAKPVTRKVAPTKDARVSSLVRQFEELSHQLQEKRRRDDELVRERHKRTMPVAPSKPVVEVFSDLSNAFEDEETFDNEVDDLEQKEINDIRNVSNNEANTGKEDADASYDTFEDIFGVLFKNEPDLGERQTPESFENRQNVCKEDLRSEFTGPYNDKTSLYKILSTFWSEWNSLNPLPFEFPVQAFEHVFSDSNVVIREDEPSSLISFTLNSPDYIKKMAEIEENMDSFMLESANQPTLEDKIENLMLKPTGTHLKYQFEEGSAYLSCKMFFAEQFSALRRACDVADSFVSSLSRCSVWESSGGKSGSAFLKTFDERYVMKVVSRLESDSLLSFAPAYFDYMSKVVFHELPTTLTKIFGFYHVDIRNPTTGKVCKLDIMVMENLFYDRKPSRIFDLKGSMRNRHVQSTGKDNEVLLDENLVELIYESPIFVSEQLKSMLQSSLWNDTLFLSKLNIMDYSLVVGIDYEKRELYVGIIDFIRTYTWDKKLESWVKEKGLVGRGPEPTIVTPKQYKIRFRKAMDCYILASQDFEVDGKNEEEDEV; from the coding sequence ATGCAGGTTTCAGACCCTTTGTTAAAgttaaaaaatggaaacctGTCCCGTGAGTTTTGGATGAGAGATGAGCGGACTACAAAGTGCTCTTTGTGTGAGGCAGAGTTTAGTTTCTTTCGTCGAAAGCACCATTGCCGTATCTGTGGAAAGATTTTTTGCTCAAATTGCCTCACCAAGGTCTCAGGAGAAATATACGATTTCTctaaagaaatcaaagttTGCTTGCCATGCGCTTccgtttcaaaaacaaatctttcttctttatataGACATGAAGAGAGAACAACCCCTAACATTGGCGTGAACTTTCCATTacttttagaagaaaattcaaatgaCCAtgttctttcttcttttgcgGAGTACAGTAATCCTTATGAAATGCCCGTTGATGTACGACCTCCTGATATAACCCCTATGATTGCTATTCCATCGAGCCGGTCAAGCTATAAATCACCAGGATGGGGCCACCGCTCTATCTTTGTTGAGtggaaaaaacaaaacttgaGTCCACAGCAAATCAGCAAATCTACATCTCAATATTCTCCTCTCAATCCTGGTGTTTCACGCGATATCGGTTCTTCCGTTGTATCCATGGAGCGGTTACCTTCAAACCCTGGTCATATGAGCCCTTTGcttaacaaaacaaaaaaaataaagaactCGCCTACAGTGAGGTTCTCCACTCCTTTTATGAATGGTGAACGATCTTCTTTGAAACTTCCTTCGAATGGTAACCGACCTCCTGGGATACAGgttccaaatttttcttcaggTTTAAAAAACGAGTGCTTCGATACAGGccatgaagaagaattataTGTTCATACTCCGCAAACCGATACCGATATTAATTCTCCACAATTGGAACTTAATTCTGATTTTGAAGACTCTGATGATGAATCCTTATTTAATAATTCAACGATTTTGCCGTTTCATACTAACTATAATTCCTCTACTAGGCTACAATATCCTCTAGCTGATCCCACTAATGTAAACACTTATACACCTGCAAATAATCTTGGCTATCACGCAAATCCTctagtttcttttctgaaatttATTCTTCCATCATCCCTATTGCAGCCCGTCCCTCCTTCGCCTACCCAGCATGCTGCTCAGTTGCTTAGCTCTCAGACAGATAATGCTGTTTCATCAGGAGAAGTATCTCCCCGTTTTCGAGCTCGTTCAAGAAGCTCTTCGCATTCGCCTTCCGTTCCCGCCCCttggatatttttttcgGATTCTTTCAATGATCTGGTGGtggaatttttaaaaaggtTACTTCTGCAAATGTTATTAGATGCTAACGTCGATACCCCCTTGAAATGGGTATATTGTTTACCACagattttattaaagaCTTCACTGAATATGAGTCCAGATATTTCTGCTGGTGATGATATCGATGTACGGAGTTATgtgaaaattaaaaagattCCTGGTGGACAACCAAATCAGACCTTTTATATTCCTGGAATTTTgttcacaaaaaaagcttcATCAAAGTCAATGGATCGGACTGTGCAAAAACCTCGTATTGctcttttgtcttttagTTTAGACTATGATTGTAATGAACAAAGAATCCTTTCTTTAGATTCTTTGATGAGTCAGCAAGAGGAATATGTTTACAACCTAGTAAGTAGGATATGTACGTTGAAGCCAACGCTTGTTTTTATCAAGGATGATATTCCGACGATTGCCCTAAAGTATTTTGAAGAACAAGGCGTTGTTGCGATTTGtggaataaaagaaacggTTATGTACGATATAGCTAGGTGCTGCCATGCAGATATCATATCGTCCATCGACAAGCTTTCTCTTCGTCCTCGTTTAGGGACTTGCGGACAATTTCAACTCTGTAGCTATGTCATCGATGAAAATTTGGGAATAAGGAAGACTTTTGCTATCCTGGATCATTGCTCAGAGCGTTTGGGATGTACCGTAGTTTTGAGAGGGGCCTCTTATGAAGAATTGACAAAAGTAAAACGAATTGTCGAAATTTCAATGCTCGCTACATACCACCTTAAATTGGAATCATGTATGCTAAGGGACAAGTTTGTGAACACAACTGAGCTTTTCACTTCTGCTTACAATATGATGACTCCGTTAGAGGAATTCATGGATAAATTAGGAGCATGCAATTCTGAGCCTTCTCACGGCAAGTTGTTAGAAAACCGAGGAGTAACAAAATATTCTCTTCATAACTGTCTAGACTCTGATACGACAATTGCTAGTACCGATCTCTCTTTCAGTCATGATATCGATGCTCACTCGGATATTGAGATGAACTTTCCTGCAGTTGATGATTATGCTTGCATTAAAAGCGCTTTATTGGAACGAATTACGACATTTTCTCCTTTTATAAAGAGACCGCTACCTCGGCTATTGGGCCGAGTTTACCATCTTCAGACGcttgaaaatatatatttaacCAAACTTAATTCCAATTATCCTAGTTCTTATCTACTGAACTTTATGAACCAATTTCTGGGTTCACTTCAACGCGGTGATGACTATCAATTAGCATACAACCTCTTATGTACACACGAAAGATTCAccttccttcaaaaacaatggGAACTCTACTATTCTCGCTCTCGACAGCTGTTTTCCCCGCTCTCCAACCAAAGAATGGTGGTATTATATTCTATCATTAATAAGGAAACATCAGTCCCCTGTATTGGTCCCGAGAGGTGTTTGCTCGAATTCTATCGTGAATCAGATTGTACTTTGGGACAGTTTATTGAAAGTACGTGTTTAAACACGAATGTTAGTTGTGGTGGGGAATACTGTCCAACGAAAGACATGATTTCTCATTATAAGAGCTATGTACACGGAAATGGAAGGATAAGTGTGGTTCTAGAAGATTTTACTTGCCCGATATCTGGActagaagaaaagattgtCTTATGGAATTATTGTAGATCTTGTCAGAGAAATACTCCAGTAACGGTTATGTCTGATGAAACATGGAGATAttcatttggaaaataTCTTGAATTTATGTTTTATAATGACAGTATTAAAGACAGATTTGACTTTTGCAGCCATAGTATCATGCATGACCATGTGCATTATTTTGGCTATGTTAATATGGCTGTGCGATTTCAAAGAGACCCGATTGAAATTTTCGAGCTCTTTGTTCCTCAAGTCATGCTATACTATAATCCTATTTACgttaaaaatcaaaaagacTGCGAATACCTTCGTTTGAAAAAACTTATTGAACGGTGTTTATCTTCGGTGACAACCAGAATTAATCAGTTGCGTACCGATTGGGTTACAGATCCTGTTAAATTACAATCTTGTGAAGACGAAATAGCAAACTACCGTTCATTGTTAACAAGAGATAACGATGAATTATATTCAGAATTGACTTCAATATATGAGAACACCACAGTCgttgattttctttctatgAATTCCGTTTTAAGAATTTTGCAAGGAAGAATGATCAAATGGGAGCAAAGGTTTACTGACTACCAACGGCTTTATTTACCTTCATATAAAGAGATAAGTCGATTAGCAGCTACTCAGAttaaaaaggtttttttaGCTCGTTCAATATTGCAACATCCATCTGATCCTTTGGAGAGCTTGGATACTGCAAGAGACGGAATTGCTCTACAAGTGGATAACCCATCAATTGATGACGAATCGaaaggagaaaagaaaggattttCCCACACCAGAAGTGAATCGGCTCTTTCGATTGACGTATTCAAAGATAATGAATCTTTGGGATCCTCGATGCGTTCGGTTTTTCCTGCTATGGAGACGGGTACTGAAAGGAAATGCGGCagtatttcttcaaaatcacCAAGCAAACCAGAAAATGTGGAAAGTCAGAGTATACCGGTATCACCGAACGCCTTAAGAAATAGAACCAGTTACAGAAGCCCTAGTGAACGATCACTCTCTGAGTTGTTTGATAAAAAACGGCAGAATAGTATTCTTTCCTCGCCAACATCGAAGGATCATCTTTCAGATGGTCTTAGAAACCCAGTTTCGTCTGCAATATCAGCTAGGATATCAAGCATGCAAAAATCAGCCAAGCCTGTTACTAGGAAGGTCGCTCCAACAAAAGATGCTCGTGTTAGCTCTTTAGTTAGGCAATTTGAGGAATTAAGTCATCaacttcaagaaaaaagacgtCGAGATGATGAATTGGTTAGGGAGCGTCATAAGAGGACAATGCCTGTCGCACCTTCCAAGCCTGTCGTTGAAGTGTTTAGCGATTTATCGAATGCTTTTGAAGACGAAGAGACATTTGATAACGAAGTCGATGATTTGGAgcagaaagaaataaatgatATCAGAAATGTCTCAAACAATGAAGCTAACACTGGGAAGGAAGATGCTGACGCATCCTATGATACTTTTGAGGATATTTTCGGAGTTTTATTTAAGAATGAGCCTGATTTAGGGGAGCGGCAAACTCCtgaaagttttgaaaatcgACAAAACGTGTGTAAAGAGGATTTAAGGTCGGAATTTACCGGCCCTTACAACGATAAAACCTCTTTGTACAAAATCCTTTCGACATTTTGGTCGGAATGGAATTCTTTGAATCCTTTGCCTTTTGAATTCCCAGTACAAGCATTTGAGCATGTCTTTTCTGACTCGAATGTGGTAATAAGGGAGGATGAACCTAGCTCTTTAATCAGTTTTACACTTAATTCTCCTgattatataaaaaaaatggccgaaattgaagaaaatatggaTAGTTTTATGTTAGAAAGTGCAAATCAACCGACTTTAGAGgacaaaattgaaaatctGATGCTAAAACCCACAGGCACTCACCTTAAATACCAATTTGAGGAAGGTTCCGCATATTTGTCTTGTAAAATGTTCTTTGCTGAACAGTTTAGTGCTTTGAGACGTGCATGTGATGTCGCAGATAGCTTCGTTTCATCTCTTTCCAGATGTTCCGTTTGGGAATCCAGCGGAGGGAAATCAGGATCTGCGTTTCTTAAGACATTTGACGAAAGATATGTTATGAAGGTAGTTTCGAGGTTGGAAAGCGATTCACTTTTGAGCTTTGCTCCTGCTTACTTCGATTATATGTCGAAAGTGGTTTTCCATGAATTGCCTACAACGCTTACCAAGATTTTCGGATTTTATCATGTTGATATTCGAAATCCTACCACGGGAAAAGTATGCAAACTTGATATAATGGTAATGgagaatttattttatgacAGAAAACCATCAAGAATATTTGATCTAAAAGGATCTATGCGAAACCGACATGTACAGTCAACAGGAAAAGACAATGAAGTTTTACTAGATGAAAATTTGGTAGAACTTATTTATGAGTCTCCTATTTTTGTAAGTGAACAGCTGAAAAGTATGTTACAATCCTCGTTATGGAACGACACTTTGTTCTTATCTAAATTGAATATAATGGATTATTCATTAGTGGTTGGCATTGATTACGAAAAACGCGAGCTATACGTTGGCATAATTGACTTTATCCGAACTTACACCTGGGATAAAAAACTAGAAAGCTGGGTGAAGGAGAAAGGACTGGTTGGAAGAGGTCCTGAGCCTACAATTGTTACACCAAAACAGTATAAGATTAGGTTTAGAAAGGCTATGGATTGTTATATTCTAGCATCTCAAGATTTTGAAGTTGATggcaaaaatgaagaagaagacgagGTCTAA
- a CDS encoding UPF0300 family protein 6 produces the protein MSSRKTQLFSDPMLEYLDEKQGNSFFKKTTKAIQQLVSTPNESTPKPNLSNPGKLVQGVEIQVPDQLVLSKFGQEVFPNDDFLPIMKEGQASENDNLPTKTPFLNGVACTIMRQKNRLYLKCSREVVFQEIPLEESVYEYYDDEFTVQKRMDIFFKKYRSDGLSLCMHFATGNFTIPILIRHVFLYDYYPKEVQDSIWRAMLVYISREVKNGHYSTFQYHCAQRKIGNIRMYLIRPRDVYCFQNQFDWAAICNKRFLCYMQLGSELEQNIIKSEQMCKELFPDTVVSKENLGWLFFILSLGSNAKAFPIHYYINSIIPGAAQDGFVDCVFIYHPNDSLLFQKSTHRLKMTEWLKELRFDLDICKQQRFRQIKQSAHMQPLFHLTKPIGCSDNISKFHGYLCT, from the coding sequence atgtcGAGCAGGAAAACCCAGTTATTTTCGGATCCTATGTTGGAGTACCTGGATGAGAAACAAGgcaattccttctttaagaaaacaacaaaagctATCCAACAGTTGGTTTCTACCCCGAATGAAAGTACTCCGAAACCGAACTTGTCGAATCCTGGAAAACTCGTACAAGGCGTAGAAATACAAGTACCGGACCAATTGGTTCTGTCAAAATTTGGTCAAGAAGTATTTCCAAACGATGATTTTCTTCCTATCATGAAGGAAGGTCAAGCGTCTGAAAATGACAATTTACCAACCAAAACCCCATTTTTGAATGGAGTAGCATGCACGATTATGAGACAGAAAAATCGACTGTATTTAAAATGCTCAAGAGAAGTTGTATTTCAAGAGATTCCACTAGAAGAAAGTGTTTACGAATATTACGATGACGAATTTACTGTCCAAAAACGCatggatattttttttaaaaagtaCAGATCGGATGGATTAAGTCTTTGTATGCATTTTGCAACAGGTAACTTTACGATACCCATCTTAATCCGACATGTATTCTTATATGACTATTACCCGAAAGAAGTCCAGGATTCCATTTGGCGAGCTATGCTTGTTTACATATCCCGAGAGGTGAAAAATGGCCATTATTCCACGTTTCAGTATCATTGTGCTCagagaaaaattggaaacatTCGCATGTATCTCATAAGGCCTAGGGATGTTTActgttttcaaaatcagtTCGACTGGGCAGCGATTTGTAACAAGCGATTTCTGTGTTATATGCAACTTGGTAGCGAGTTAGaacaaaatataataaagaGTGAGCAAATGTGCAAGGAGCTTTTTCCTGATACAGTGgtttcgaaagaaaatctCGGCTGgctcttttttattctgtCCTTGGGAAGCAACGCCAAGGCTTTCCCTATTCACTATTACATAAATTCAATCATTCCTGGAGCAGCACAAGACGGTTTTGTTGATTGCGTATTCATATACCACCCCAATGATTCCCTtttattccaaaaaagtaCCCATCGGTTAAAAATGACTGAATGGCTCAAGGAACTAAGGTTTGATCTCGATATTTGTAAACAGCAGCGATTCAGGCAAATCAAACAGAGCGCCCACATGCAGCctctttttcatctaaCCAAGCCTATCGGATGCTCTGATAATATTAGCAAATTTCACGGCTACCTGTGTActtaa
- the prp17 gene encoding Prp19 complex WD repeat protein Prp17, with protein sequence MLIPEYSSDSEDQDASLNTSGPVSSFAINAAPTVIETSNNRDLISRSESNFKELSHNVPIDKMHKPLYGPANPYLTRNQESQKNTITGYVERENVSNAVFNQEFNSYGKRKTQFGESEGEPADPSTLRELRKEIKKSRKAAGDPSILEGENTYRGPWAKYDDKSQLSPSSEELEDVEEIVEYTNEDQEKADKEDATVSATPIYEEKPEVKEYSTFHKDSLYDYQNRTYLHVPTDAGLSLTGTPGEQVCYLPKKHIHTWKGHTKGISCLRFLPTSGHLLLSGSLDSEVKIWDVYHDRSLLRTFHGHSKPIRDLSFNQSGSSFLSASFDKTIKLWDTETGKCQQRFATGKQAHCVRFQVDPERPYEFLAGMSDKKILQFDTRAPDSVQSYSHHLGAVNSITYLENGKRFVTTSDDSSMRFWEYGTPIPIKYVADIGMHSMPRVALRPNGKALACQSLDNCIYVYSAVEKYRQNKKKSFRGFNCSGYSLEVGFSPDGRFVYSGDSSGNACFWDWKTCKLLSKLPAHNGPLQSMAFHPQETSKVATSSILDGVIKYWD encoded by the exons ATGCTAATACCAGAGTATTCAAGTGATTCAGAAGATCAAGATGCTAGTCTAAATACATCAGGGCccgtttcttcttttgcaatCAATGCAGCCCCAACAGTCATTGAAACT TCAAATAACAGAGATCTTATAAGCCGTTCGGAAAGCAATTTTAAAGAACTGTCTCACAATGTTCCAATTGACAAGATGCACAAGCCATTGTATGGCCCGGCCAACCCATACCTGACGAGAAATCAAGaatcccaaaaaaatactatAACAGGCTATGTTGAGCGCGAGAATGTTTCAAATGCTGTTTTCAACCAAGAGTTTAACTCTTATGGGAAACGAAAAACACAATTTGGGGAGTCTGAAGGTGAACCGGCCGACCCAAGCACGCTTAGAGAGCTTAGAAAAGAGATAAAAAAGTCAAGAAAGGCTGCTGGCGATCCTTCTATTCTTGAAGGTGAGAATACATACAGAGGCCCTTGGGCCAAGTATGATGACAAAAGCCAGTTATCACCGTCATCAGAAGAACTCGAGGATGTAGAAGAAATTGTAGAATATACGAATGAAgatcaagaaaaagcagaCAAAGAAGATGCAACAGTATCCGCTACGCCAatttatgaagaaaaacctGAAGTGAAGGAATACTCAACTTTTCACAAAGATTCTCTTTATGACTATCAAAACCGAACTTATCTTCATGTTCCAACAGATGCTGGCTTGAGTCTCACTGGCACTCCTGGCGAACAGGTTTGCTATCTCCCTAAAAAGCATATACATACCTGGAAGGGACATACAAAGGGAATTTCCTGCTTACGCTTTCTCCCCACAAGTGGCCATTTATTACTTTCAGGATCCCTAGATTCTGAAGTCAAA ATTTGGGATGTTTATCATGATCGGTCACTACTGAGAACATTTCATGGCCACTCAAAGCCTATTCGAGACCTTTCATTTAATCAAAGCGGTAGTTCTTTCTTGAGTGCTTCCTTTGATAAAACTATCAAGCTATGGGATACCGAAACTGGTAAGTGCCAGCAGCGTTTTGCTACTGGTAAACAAGCTCATTGCGTTCGCTTTCAAGTGGACCCAGAAAGACCATACGAATTTTTAGCCGGTATGTCTGACAAGAAAATATTACAATTCGATACTCGAGCCCCAGATAGTGTACAATCGTATTCGCACCACCTAGGTGCCGTAAATTCAATAActtatttggaaaatggtAAAAGATTCGTTACAACTTCCGATGATTCCTCCATGCGCTTCTGGGAATATGGAACCCCAATACCAATCAAATACGTGGCAGATATAGGAATGCATTCTATGCCCAGGGTCGCTCTTCGCCCCAATGGGAAAGCATTGGCATGTCAATCTTTGGATAATTGCATCTACGTCTATTCTGCTGTCGAAAAGTATCGAcagaacaaaaagaaatcgtTTCGGGGTTTCAATTGTTCTGGTTACAGTTTAGAAGTTGGATTTTCTCCGGATG GCCGTTTTGTGTACAGTGGTGATTCCTCTGGAAATGCTTGCTTTTGGG ATTGGAAAACATGTAAGTTGTTATCTAAGCTTCCAGCTCATAACGGTCCTCTACAAAGTATGGCTTTCCATCCTCAAGAAACTAGCAAGGTAGCGACCTCATCTATTTTGGACGGCGTAATTAAATATTGGGATTAA